The following are encoded in a window of Halosolutus halophilus genomic DNA:
- a CDS encoding phosphatase PAP2 family protein codes for MRFEEESAAIREAFPEAYVDLAVVVTEFGGAAVLMIVLAVLYWLTRRRETALVVSYAVAGVGFILVLKTLIGLPRPPEDVYLIAYDGDPYGFPSGHAFAAALVYGGLLLAFDRSRDPVAVAAAGVVIALVSLSRVVLGVHYLGDVIVGALVGLGFLLAVHGFVDGDPRRGFALGALLGIPAVLITNGDPDALVALGGSLGGVVASTRLESLPALRSRLEGGVLVTVGGAAIGVGVAIESIVGTLFSTVVAPAAIVAVNAVLFVAILLVPAAVGRLAIGSLASSR; via the coding sequence ATGCGATTCGAGGAGGAGAGCGCCGCGATCCGGGAGGCGTTTCCCGAGGCGTACGTCGACCTCGCCGTCGTCGTCACGGAGTTCGGCGGCGCGGCGGTCCTGATGATCGTCCTCGCCGTACTGTACTGGCTCACGCGCCGCCGCGAGACGGCGCTCGTCGTCAGCTACGCGGTGGCCGGCGTCGGCTTCATCCTCGTCCTCAAGACGCTCATCGGGCTCCCGCGACCGCCCGAAGACGTCTACCTGATCGCCTACGACGGCGACCCGTACGGCTTTCCCAGCGGCCACGCGTTCGCCGCCGCCCTCGTCTACGGAGGCTTGCTGCTCGCCTTCGATCGGTCCCGGGACCCCGTCGCGGTCGCCGCCGCGGGCGTCGTGATCGCGCTCGTCTCGCTCTCGCGGGTCGTCCTCGGCGTTCACTACCTCGGTGACGTGATCGTCGGTGCGCTGGTCGGCCTCGGCTTTCTGCTCGCCGTCCACGGGTTCGTCGACGGTGATCCTCGCCGGGGGTTCGCGCTCGGCGCGCTCCTCGGGATTCCGGCCGTCCTCATCACCAACGGCGACCCCGACGCCCTGGTCGCGCTCGGCGGGAGTCTCGGCGGCGTGGTCGCGTCGACGCGCCTCGAGTCCCTGCCCGCCCTTCGATCGCGCCTGGAAGGCGGCGTCCTCGTCACCGTCGGCGGCGCGGCAATCGGCGTCGGCGTCGCCATCGAGTCGATCGTCGGGACGCTCTTCTCGACCGTGGTCGCCCCCGCAGCGATCGTGGCCGTCAACGCCGTGCTCTTCGTCGCCATCCTCCTGGTGCCCGCCGCGGTCGGCCGCCTCGCGATCGGCTCCCTCGCCTCCTCGCGCTGA
- a CDS encoding lactate racemase domain-containing protein has protein sequence MELPLGDGTIDPRLDRCDVTIARPAGGETVDVRAAAERALDDPLGPPLADRVDPDDEIAIVVTDVTRKAPDDVLLDVLLDRLAEIGVAREQVRVVIGLGLHRPMTDAEIEAMLGPHADLAVNHDPESVVEVGTVSEAPRASEVASGEAASDADVPVEIGESVANADSVLSTGVVEPHQYAGFSGGAKTVVIGAGSESLIRYTHGPEMLARDGVRLGRVEGNPFRETVDEAGDLAGVDLSLNLTHGPAGVLGVRAGDGRRVVSELASIARDALSVPIDREFDAVVCGVGAPKDANLYQATRGATYVALGDRNPLRDGGRLVVPAALPEGAGDGTGERRFARRLREADDAESLYETMREGYEPGAQRAFVVARVLRDHDLYVTNSDAPAIVEACLMHAADDVSDAIEPGSEVLVVPDALNTLLVDAN, from the coding sequence ATGGAACTCCCCCTTGGGGACGGGACGATCGATCCCCGACTGGATCGCTGTGACGTGACGATCGCCCGACCGGCGGGCGGCGAGACCGTCGACGTCCGGGCGGCAGCCGAACGGGCACTTGACGACCCGCTCGGCCCGCCGCTCGCCGATCGCGTCGATCCGGACGACGAGATCGCGATCGTCGTCACCGACGTCACGCGCAAAGCCCCGGACGACGTGTTACTGGACGTCTTGCTCGATCGACTGGCGGAGATCGGCGTCGCCCGCGAGCAGGTCAGGGTCGTGATCGGCCTGGGACTCCACCGGCCGATGACCGACGCGGAGATCGAGGCGATGCTCGGACCCCACGCCGATCTGGCGGTAAACCACGACCCCGAGTCGGTGGTCGAGGTTGGAACCGTCAGCGAGGCGCCACGCGCCTCGGAAGTGGCGAGCGGCGAAGCCGCGAGCGACGCCGACGTCCCCGTCGAGATCGGCGAATCGGTCGCGAACGCGGATTCGGTGCTCTCGACCGGGGTCGTCGAACCCCACCAGTACGCCGGCTTCAGCGGCGGCGCGAAGACCGTCGTCATCGGCGCGGGCAGCGAATCGCTGATCCGGTACACGCACGGCCCCGAGATGCTGGCCCGCGACGGCGTTCGCCTCGGGCGTGTGGAGGGCAACCCGTTCCGGGAGACGGTCGACGAGGCGGGCGACCTCGCCGGCGTCGACCTCTCGCTCAACCTCACCCACGGCCCCGCGGGCGTGCTCGGCGTCCGCGCCGGCGACGGGCGACGGGTCGTGTCTGAACTCGCGTCGATCGCCCGCGACGCGCTGTCGGTCCCGATCGATCGCGAGTTCGACGCCGTCGTCTGCGGCGTCGGCGCGCCCAAGGACGCGAACCTCTACCAGGCGACGCGGGGCGCGACCTACGTCGCGCTGGGCGATCGGAACCCGCTCCGCGACGGCGGGCGACTGGTCGTTCCGGCCGCGCTTCCCGAAGGGGCCGGCGACGGGACGGGAGAGCGGCGGTTCGCCCGGCGACTGCGCGAGGCCGACGACGCCGAATCGCTGTACGAGACGATGCGGGAGGGGTACGAACCCGGCGCGCAACGAGCGTTCGTCGTGGCCCGCGTGCTCCGCGACCACGACCTCTACGTGACCAACAGCGACGCACCGGCGATCGTCGAGGCGTGTCTCATGCACGCCGCCGACGACGTGTCGGACGCGATCGAACCGGGCAGCGAGGTGCTCGTCGTGCCGGACGCGCTGAACACGCTGCTCGTCGACGCGAACTGA
- a CDS encoding crotonase/enoyl-CoA hydratase family protein — MVTYDRDGPVAVISIDRPGAKHAIDRETAVELGDAWRRFDDDEDALVGVLTGDEGTFSAGADLKQMDLEDGDDGWLGFTRLRVGKPTIAAVEGHCVAGGLEMALWCDLRVAGEGATFGCFERRFGVPLVDGGTQRLPRIVGQGRALEMILTGRPVDAGEAREWGLVNRVVDDGAALETAIELGKTIAEFPQTTVRTDRAALYEGLGEPIEKGLQIEAWHGRRALETAFEGADRFAAGEGRHGEGIDDPADRQGKRSDDPADPVDRRGGDDG; from the coding sequence ATGGTCACCTACGATCGAGACGGGCCAGTCGCGGTGATTTCCATCGATCGGCCCGGGGCGAAACACGCGATCGATCGCGAGACGGCAGTCGAACTCGGCGACGCCTGGCGGCGGTTCGACGACGACGAGGACGCCCTCGTCGGCGTGTTGACCGGGGACGAGGGGACGTTCTCGGCCGGGGCCGACCTGAAGCAGATGGACCTCGAGGACGGGGACGACGGCTGGCTCGGCTTCACCCGGTTACGAGTCGGAAAACCGACGATCGCCGCCGTCGAGGGCCACTGCGTCGCCGGCGGCCTCGAGATGGCGCTGTGGTGTGACCTCCGGGTCGCCGGCGAGGGGGCGACGTTCGGCTGTTTCGAGCGGCGGTTCGGCGTCCCGCTGGTCGACGGCGGGACGCAGCGACTGCCGCGGATCGTCGGCCAGGGACGGGCCCTCGAGATGATCCTCACCGGCCGGCCCGTCGACGCGGGCGAGGCGCGGGAGTGGGGCCTGGTCAACCGGGTCGTCGACGACGGCGCGGCCCTCGAGACGGCGATCGAACTGGGGAAGACGATCGCGGAGTTCCCCCAGACGACCGTGCGAACGGACCGGGCGGCGCTGTACGAGGGACTCGGTGAACCGATCGAGAAGGGGTTACAGATCGAAGCCTGGCACGGCCGCCGCGCGCTGGAAACGGCGTTCGAGGGTGCCGATCGGTTCGCCGCCGGCGAGGGACGACACGGCGAGGGGATCGACGACCCCGCCGATCGGCAGGGCAAACGGAGTGACGACCCCGCCGATCCTGTCGATCGGCGGGGAGGGGACGACGGGTAG
- a CDS encoding NAD-binding protein, whose amino-acid sequence MLDRVRRHGGPVAVWIVVAIALVSIATGILSIPTEPAVAATGALGTIQAAAEFSGTVLGFTLLVAAWGMRRGFRLAYVAATILVALAAAHGVAQFRPLSIPLVVTAIAGLVVLLVTSDRFTRSSSLTPTQLGSLVSIVGVFCYGTVGAYVLRGEFDGLHTVADAVYFTLVTATTVGYGDVHAASEGARLFATSLVLLGPATVAVAAGSLFGPMLDRRLSRTGRRVETAADPDRLRIVVLGYDERTAPIVDELATGAASIRVVTTDGESVATLEEQAVDVIVGDPTDGATLDRAGIDDADVVLAATSDAASNSYAVLTARDVTDARIVAFADRGTTDAIERAGADVAIAPEQVLASATIEAALGTSTRQSAASAAAHSG is encoded by the coding sequence ATGCTCGACCGCGTTCGACGACACGGGGGCCCCGTCGCCGTCTGGATCGTCGTCGCCATCGCACTCGTCTCGATCGCGACCGGCATCCTCTCGATCCCGACCGAACCGGCCGTCGCTGCGACCGGCGCGCTCGGAACGATTCAGGCCGCCGCCGAGTTCAGCGGGACCGTCCTCGGGTTCACGCTGTTGGTCGCCGCCTGGGGAATGCGCCGCGGCTTCCGACTCGCCTACGTCGCAGCGACGATACTCGTCGCGCTCGCGGCCGCACACGGCGTCGCCCAGTTCCGGCCGCTGTCGATCCCGCTCGTCGTCACTGCGATCGCCGGTCTCGTCGTTCTCCTGGTCACGAGCGATCGGTTCACCCGATCGAGTTCGCTGACGCCGACGCAACTCGGGAGTTTGGTCTCGATCGTCGGCGTCTTCTGTTACGGCACGGTCGGCGCGTACGTGCTGCGCGGCGAGTTCGACGGTCTCCACACCGTCGCCGACGCCGTCTACTTCACCCTCGTGACCGCAACCACGGTCGGCTACGGCGACGTTCACGCGGCGAGCGAGGGGGCTCGCCTGTTCGCCACCTCGCTGGTCCTGCTCGGACCGGCGACGGTCGCGGTCGCAGCCGGTAGCCTGTTCGGGCCGATGCTCGATCGCCGCCTCTCGCGGACCGGGAGACGGGTGGAGACCGCCGCCGATCCGGATCGGCTCAGAATAGTCGTCCTCGGCTACGACGAGCGGACGGCCCCCATCGTCGACGAACTCGCGACCGGGGCCGCGTCGATCCGGGTCGTGACGACCGACGGCGAATCGGTCGCGACGCTCGAGGAACAGGCCGTCGACGTGATCGTCGGCGATCCGACCGACGGGGCCACGCTCGATCGCGCGGGAATCGACGACGCCGACGTCGTCCTCGCCGCGACGAGCGACGCGGCCAGCAACAGCTACGCCGTGCTGACCGCGCGGGACGTCACGGACGCCCGGATCGTCGCGTTCGCGGATCGCGGGACGACCGACGCGATCGAGCGCGCCGGGGCAGACGTCGCCATCGCGCCGGAACAGGTCCTCGCGAGTGCGACGATCGAGGCGGCACTCGGGACGTCCACTCGTCAGTCGGCCGCGTCCGCCGCCGCCCACAGCGGATAG
- a CDS encoding AIR synthase family protein — protein MPGKVGPDDLLAHVFDRTGSAADDETVRLGPAYGEDAAAIDWPGDGSNTLVVSSDPISLAAEGVGTLGVAVACNDVAASGADPRWLTVVILLPDADAPLETITDDLDAAASDVGASIVGGHTEYVDQLDRPLLSLTAMGATDAFVPTGGAEPGDRVLLTTAAGIEGTAILAADFGDDLDVDAATRERAEAFLEEISVVPDARVVREYATAMHDPTEGGVAAGLLELARASEVRLEVDREAVPIRAETERLCEAAEVDPLRIFGSGGLLAAVPHDSIAEAIDALADAGIEAAEIGTVRAGDPELVLDGESIVGPVEDDLYPLWAAADAAD, from the coding sequence ATGCCTGGGAAGGTCGGCCCGGACGACTTGCTCGCGCACGTGTTCGATCGGACGGGGAGCGCCGCGGACGACGAGACGGTTCGACTGGGGCCAGCGTACGGGGAAGACGCCGCCGCGATCGACTGGCCCGGCGACGGGTCGAACACGCTCGTCGTCAGTTCCGACCCGATCTCGCTCGCGGCGGAGGGGGTCGGCACGCTCGGCGTCGCCGTCGCCTGCAACGACGTCGCCGCGTCGGGTGCCGATCCCCGCTGGCTCACGGTCGTCATCCTGCTCCCGGACGCGGACGCGCCACTCGAGACGATCACCGACGATCTGGACGCGGCCGCCAGCGACGTCGGAGCCTCGATCGTCGGCGGGCACACGGAGTACGTCGATCAACTCGATCGGCCGCTGCTCTCGCTGACCGCGATGGGTGCGACCGACGCGTTCGTGCCGACCGGCGGCGCCGAACCCGGCGATCGGGTCCTCCTGACTACGGCCGCCGGTATCGAGGGGACTGCGATCCTCGCGGCCGACTTCGGCGACGACCTCGACGTGGACGCGGCGACCCGCGAACGGGCCGAAGCGTTCCTCGAGGAGATCAGCGTCGTCCCGGACGCTCGCGTCGTCCGCGAGTACGCGACGGCCATGCACGATCCCACGGAGGGCGGCGTCGCGGCCGGCCTGCTGGAACTCGCGCGCGCCTCGGAGGTTCGCCTCGAGGTGGACCGGGAAGCCGTGCCGATCAGGGCGGAAACGGAACGGCTCTGCGAGGCTGCCGAGGTCGACCCGCTCCGTATCTTCGGCTCCGGCGGGTTGCTCGCGGCCGTTCCGCACGACTCGATCGCGGAGGCGATCGACGCACTCGCGGACGCCGGAATCGAGGCCGCCGAGATCGGCACCGTCCGGGCGGGAGATCCGGAACTCGTCCTCGACGGGGAATCGATCGTCGGCCCGGTCGAAGACGACCTCTATCCGCTGTGGGCGGCGGCGGACGCGGCCGACTGA
- a CDS encoding TIGR04024 family LLM class F420-dependent oxidoreductase — translation MTDRDVHLPVAAQPTVDSLVDYARRAEAGGYDCAWLPETWGRDAVTVLTAMAERTDSIEIGSSILNTYSRSPALLGQTAATLQEASDGRFRLGLGPSGPVVVENWHGMAYGNPLRRTRETVEIVRQVLSGSRVEYDGDDFDLSGFRLRCDPPDPAPPIEVTGMGPKAVELAGRFADGWHGIMLTPDGVAERLDDVERGAELADRDPDDVTVTAGVTCCALDDADRARDLARQHVAFYVGGMGTFYRDALVRQGYDVAEEIHDAWQEGERERALALLGDDLLDDLCAAGDPETAREGLERYAAVDGIDAIAVSFPRGADEDEIDATMNALAPDAS, via the coding sequence ATGACCGATCGAGACGTCCACCTCCCGGTCGCGGCCCAGCCGACGGTCGACTCGCTCGTCGACTACGCCCGGCGCGCCGAAGCGGGCGGCTACGACTGCGCGTGGCTCCCCGAGACGTGGGGTCGGGACGCCGTCACCGTCCTGACGGCGATGGCCGAACGGACCGACTCGATCGAGATCGGGTCCAGCATCCTCAACACGTACTCCCGGTCGCCGGCGCTGCTCGGCCAGACGGCCGCGACGTTACAGGAGGCCTCGGACGGGCGATTCCGCCTCGGTCTCGGCCCGAGCGGTCCGGTCGTCGTCGAGAACTGGCACGGGATGGCGTACGGCAACCCGCTCAGGCGAACCCGCGAGACCGTCGAGATCGTCCGGCAGGTGCTCTCGGGTAGCCGCGTCGAGTACGACGGCGACGACTTCGACCTCTCCGGGTTCCGCCTCCGCTGTGACCCGCCCGACCCCGCGCCGCCGATCGAGGTCACGGGGATGGGTCCCAAGGCCGTCGAACTCGCCGGTCGATTCGCCGACGGCTGGCACGGGATCATGCTCACCCCCGACGGCGTCGCGGAGCGACTCGACGACGTCGAACGCGGCGCCGAACTCGCCGATCGCGATCCCGACGACGTGACCGTCACCGCCGGCGTCACCTGCTGTGCGCTCGACGACGCCGATCGGGCTCGGGACCTCGCGCGCCAGCACGTCGCCTTCTACGTCGGCGGGATGGGAACGTTCTACCGCGACGCACTCGTCCGGCAGGGATACGACGTCGCCGAAGAGATCCACGACGCCTGGCAGGAGGGCGAGCGCGAGCGCGCACTCGCGTTGCTCGGCGACGACCTGCTCGACGACCTCTGTGCCGCGGGCGACCCCGAGACCGCTCGCGAGGGACTCGAACGGTACGCGGCCGTCGACGGAATCGACGCGATCGCCGTCAGTTTCCCGCGCGGTGCCGACGAAGACGAGATCGACGCGACGATGAACGCGCTGGCTCCGGACGCGTCCTGA
- a CDS encoding SDR family NAD(P)-dependent oxidoreductase gives MSTAQFGVDGDVAIVTGASSGIGEGIAEGFAADGVDVVICSREQENVDPVADRITESDRPGEALAIECDVTDREAVDALVEATVEEFGGLDVLVNNAGASFMANFDDISENGWKTIVDINLHGTYNCTQAAADHLKADGGIVINFASVAGTQGSPYMSHYGAAKAAIVNLTTTLSYEWASDGVRVNCIAPGFVATEGVESQMGISADEVERAEVERRMGTVEEIADLAQFLASPASSYIVGETITAQGVPRIEESPEV, from the coding sequence GTGAGTACGGCCCAGTTCGGCGTCGACGGCGACGTCGCCATCGTGACCGGCGCATCGAGCGGCATCGGAGAAGGGATCGCCGAGGGATTCGCCGCGGACGGCGTCGACGTCGTCATCTGCTCGCGCGAACAGGAGAACGTCGATCCCGTCGCCGATCGGATCACCGAGAGCGACCGTCCCGGGGAGGCGCTCGCGATCGAGTGCGACGTGACCGATCGCGAGGCGGTCGACGCGCTCGTCGAGGCGACCGTCGAGGAGTTCGGCGGCCTCGACGTGCTGGTGAACAACGCCGGCGCCTCGTTCATGGCCAACTTCGACGACATCTCGGAGAACGGCTGGAAGACGATCGTCGACATCAACCTCCACGGCACGTACAACTGTACCCAGGCCGCCGCGGACCACCTCAAAGCGGACGGCGGCATCGTGATCAACTTCGCGAGCGTCGCCGGCACGCAGGGCTCGCCGTACATGAGCCACTACGGGGCGGCCAAGGCGGCCATCGTCAACCTCACGACGACGCTCTCCTACGAGTGGGCCTCGGATGGCGTCCGCGTCAACTGCATCGCGCCCGGGTTCGTCGCCACCGAGGGCGTCGAGAGCCAGATGGGCATCTCGGCCGACGAGGTCGAGCGGGCCGAGGTCGAGCGCCGGATGGGCACCGTCGAGGAGATCGCCGACCTGGCGCAGTTCCTCGCGAGTCCGGCCTCCTCGTACATCGTCGGCGAGACGATCACTGCACAGGGCGTGCCCCGGATCGAGGAGTCCCCGGAGGTATGA
- a CDS encoding lactate 2-monooxygenase — MTADNPEYGPDRQAEVYRRGMLEGESPEFPVSYEDLEERAREELDEEAFAYVAGGAGSESTVEANDRAFDEWQIVPRILRDVSERDLGIELFGQEVPAPVLLAPIGVQSILHDEAELAVARAASDLDVPMICSSVSSYTLEEVADELGDGPDWFQLYWSADRDVAASFLERAEEAGYDAIVVTLDTPKMGWRERDIELAYLPFLAGEGIRNYFEDEAFRDRLETDDPWADPEASLESFIDCFGDASLTWDDLEFLREHTDLSIVLKGVLHPEDARKAVEHGMDGVVVSNHGGRQVDGAIPALEALPEVVDEIGDDATVLFDSGIRRGSDVFRAVALGADAVLLGRPYAYGLGIGGEDGVRAVLENLLADLDLTVGLAGRASVDEVDRSTIRRGD, encoded by the coding sequence ATGACAGCAGACAATCCCGAGTACGGACCGGACAGACAGGCGGAGGTGTATCGTCGCGGCATGCTCGAGGGCGAGTCCCCCGAGTTCCCCGTCTCCTACGAGGATCTCGAGGAGCGCGCCCGCGAGGAACTCGACGAGGAAGCGTTCGCGTACGTCGCGGGCGGTGCGGGCTCAGAGTCGACCGTCGAGGCCAACGACAGGGCCTTCGACGAGTGGCAGATCGTCCCCCGGATACTGCGGGACGTCTCCGAGCGCGACCTGGGGATCGAACTCTTCGGTCAGGAAGTCCCAGCGCCAGTCCTGCTCGCCCCGATCGGCGTCCAGTCGATCCTCCACGACGAGGCGGAACTGGCCGTCGCGCGCGCTGCCAGCGACCTCGACGTACCGATGATCTGTAGCTCCGTCTCGTCCTACACGTTGGAGGAGGTCGCGGACGAACTCGGCGACGGGCCCGACTGGTTCCAGCTCTACTGGAGCGCCGATCGGGACGTCGCCGCGAGCTTCCTCGAACGCGCGGAGGAGGCCGGCTACGACGCGATCGTCGTCACCCTCGACACGCCGAAGATGGGGTGGCGCGAGCGCGACATCGAACTCGCTTACCTCCCCTTCCTCGCGGGCGAAGGCATCAGGAACTACTTCGAGGACGAGGCCTTCCGCGATCGGCTCGAGACCGACGATCCGTGGGCCGACCCCGAGGCCTCGCTGGAGTCGTTCATCGACTGCTTCGGCGACGCCTCGCTCACCTGGGACGACCTCGAATTCCTCCGCGAGCACACGGACCTGTCGATCGTCCTCAAGGGCGTGCTCCACCCCGAAGACGCCCGGAAGGCGGTCGAGCACGGGATGGACGGCGTCGTCGTCTCGAACCACGGCGGGCGGCAGGTCGACGGCGCGATCCCGGCGCTCGAAGCGCTGCCGGAGGTCGTCGACGAGATCGGCGACGACGCCACCGTGCTGTTCGACAGCGGCATCCGCCGCGGGAGCGACGTCTTCCGCGCGGTCGCGCTCGGTGCGGATGCCGTGTTGCTCGGCCGGCCGTACGCGTACGGACTCGGCATCGGCGGCGAAGACGGCGTCCGGGCGGTCCTCGAGAACCTGCTCGCCGATCTCGACCTCACCGTCGGCCTCGCGGGCCGTGCGAGCGTCGACGAGGTCGATCGATCGACGATCCGGAGGGGGGACTGA
- a CDS encoding HAD family hydrolase: MADGGVDSRVRPPDPPERPDDWEAVFWDIGGVILELESVQAAHVDFVADLLERHDVGRTVEDAIETWRTTVGEYFRERDGTEFRPAREGYHRGIEAIVGEEVPMDEWKPRFREAVLASIDPVPGAPETIERLADRDLHVGVISDVDEAEGTEMLGHFGVRQHFDSITTSEAVGRTKPHPAMFETALETAGVAPERSLMIGDRYDHDVRGAAEMGMHGVAFGAEDGPAVSYRIESPEEVLAIVDGERDRAE, encoded by the coding sequence ATGGCCGACGGCGGGGTCGATAGCCGGGTTCGGCCGCCGGACCCGCCGGAGCGTCCCGACGACTGGGAGGCCGTCTTCTGGGACATCGGCGGCGTCATCCTCGAACTCGAATCCGTCCAGGCCGCACACGTCGACTTCGTCGCCGACCTGCTCGAACGCCACGACGTCGGCCGGACCGTCGAGGACGCGATCGAGACGTGGCGCACGACCGTCGGCGAGTACTTCCGCGAGCGCGACGGGACCGAGTTCCGGCCCGCCCGCGAGGGCTACCACCGGGGAATCGAGGCCATCGTCGGCGAGGAAGTGCCGATGGACGAGTGGAAACCGCGCTTCCGGGAGGCCGTTCTGGCGTCGATCGATCCCGTTCCCGGCGCACCGGAGACGATCGAGCGCCTCGCGGACCGGGACCTCCACGTCGGGGTCATCAGCGACGTCGACGAGGCGGAGGGCACGGAGATGCTCGGCCACTTCGGCGTCCGTCAGCACTTCGACTCGATCACCACCTCCGAGGCGGTCGGCCGCACCAAACCCCACCCCGCGATGTTCGAGACCGCCCTCGAGACGGCCGGCGTCGCGCCCGAGCGATCCCTGATGATTGGCGACCGGTACGACCACGACGTGCGAGGGGCGGCCGAGATGGGCATGCACGGCGTCGCGTTCGGGGCCGAGGACGGTCCCGCCGTCTCCTACCGGATCGAGTCTCCAGAGGAAGTACTCGCGATCGTCGACGGGGAGCGCGATCGAGCGGAGTAA
- a CDS encoding acyl-CoA dehydrogenase family protein, whose product MEYHDSDRARELADDVREFVDDEVIPVEREWLGDGPVPDDVIEDLREKARERDLYAPQIPAEHGGLGLEFRDVLPAFEEAGRSLLGPLALRVDAPDEGNMHTLEMAGTEEQKERWLDPLVEAEIHSGFSMTEPMQGGGSDPKMIETTAEKDGDEWVIDGHKWWTTQGSEADVLLVMARTDRDAHPYQGCSIFLVPSDADGVEFERDIPHVGGAFRGASHAEIIYDDVRVPEENLLGAENAGFAIAQKRLGPARLTHCMRFSGMAKRSLEVAKAYMNEREGFGSALSEKQSLRYDVAEAETQLHAARTMVRHAAREITGGNEARVPVSMAKVFTANVVQDAIDRSIQCCGGNGIGKDLPLADFYENVRAFRIVDGADEVHKRVIARNAFEDVDESELDPVTRFRG is encoded by the coding sequence ATGGAGTACCACGACAGCGATCGAGCCCGCGAGCTAGCCGACGACGTCCGCGAGTTCGTCGACGACGAGGTGATCCCGGTCGAACGGGAGTGGCTCGGTGACGGCCCCGTCCCGGACGACGTGATCGAGGACCTGCGCGAGAAGGCACGCGAGCGGGACCTCTACGCGCCCCAGATCCCGGCGGAACACGGGGGACTCGGCCTCGAGTTCCGCGACGTCCTGCCGGCGTTCGAGGAGGCCGGCCGGAGTCTGCTCGGCCCGCTGGCCTTGCGCGTCGACGCGCCCGACGAGGGGAACATGCACACCCTCGAGATGGCCGGCACCGAGGAGCAGAAAGAACGGTGGCTCGATCCGCTGGTCGAGGCGGAGATCCATTCGGGGTTCTCGATGACCGAGCCGATGCAGGGCGGTGGTTCGGACCCGAAGATGATCGAGACCACCGCCGAGAAGGACGGCGACGAGTGGGTCATCGACGGCCACAAGTGGTGGACGACGCAGGGCAGCGAGGCGGACGTGTTGCTCGTGATGGCCCGCACGGACCGTGACGCCCACCCGTACCAGGGGTGTTCGATCTTCCTCGTCCCGAGCGACGCCGACGGCGTCGAATTCGAGCGCGACATTCCCCACGTCGGCGGGGCGTTCCGTGGCGCGAGTCACGCCGAGATCATCTACGACGACGTCCGCGTCCCCGAGGAGAACCTGCTCGGCGCCGAGAACGCCGGCTTCGCGATCGCACAGAAGCGCCTCGGTCCCGCACGGCTCACCCACTGTATGCGTTTCTCCGGGATGGCGAAGCGATCGCTCGAGGTCGCGAAGGCCTACATGAACGAGCGGGAAGGCTTCGGAAGCGCGCTCTCCGAGAAGCAGAGCCTGCGCTACGACGTCGCGGAGGCGGAGACCCAGTTGCACGCCGCCCGGACGATGGTTCGCCACGCGGCCCGCGAGATCACGGGGGGGAACGAGGCGCGCGTCCCGGTCTCGATGGCGAAGGTGTTCACCGCGAACGTCGTCCAGGACGCGATCGATCGTTCGATCCAGTGCTGTGGCGGCAACGGGATCGGCAAAGACCTGCCGCTGGCCGACTTCTACGAGAACGTCCGCGCGTTCCGGATCGTCGACGGGGCCGACGAGGTCCACAAGCGCGTGATCGCCCGCAACGCCTTCGAGGACGTCGACGAGAGCGAACTCGACCCCGTGACGCGGTTCCGCGGCTAG